The Vibrio sp. NTOU-M3 genomic sequence AGGCATAAGAAGGCGTGAAGACACAGGTTGGAATGCGATCAAAAAGAGCCCAATGAATGAAAATAATACAATGAAACACCCAGTTTTCTGTTTACGTGTAAACATGATCAGCATTAAGCCAGCGAAACCGATGAAAAGCATCGCAGGTAATGGCATGAGCAAGGATGAAACCATTTTTTTCAGCTCAAACATACTTAAATAGTCCGAAAAAACATCAATTGATTATAAATTTAAGAGAAAGCCTCTTTATTCCTGCTTTCCTTGTGACAGAATAGCAGCACGATTAGTTATGATACCCCAAGCTGCTGTGACTGAAGATCGCAATTTCGACGATATTGCCCACAAATTTGCAAAAAATATTTACGGTTCAGGGAAAGGTGAGGTGCGCCAAGTGATTGTTTGGCAAGATCTTCAGCAAATTCTCTCTGAACTTAACGCTGAGAATAGCTCAATTTCCGTATTAGATGCGGGAGGTGGCTTGGCACAAATGTCGCAAAAGCTTGCTAAGCTCGGACATCAAATCACGTTATGTGATCTATCTTTTGAAATGCTGCAGCTTGCCAAGCAAGATATTGCAAAAAATGGCTTGCTTGAGCAGTATCGCCTGATTCATTCGCCAGTCCAATCGATCTCCGAACATATGGAAGAACCGGTTGAACTTGTGATGTTCCACGCCGTGATGGAGTGGTTAGCTGACCCGCATACGGCGTTGCAAAAAGTTTTAGAGCAGGTTAAGCCCGGTGGTATTGCATCAGTGATGTTCTATAACCACCATGGCTTAGTCTATAAAAATGTAGTGTGTGGCAACCTACCGCATGTGCTTGATGGCATGCCACACCGGAAACGATTTAAATTACAGCCACAGAAAGGCTTAATTCCAGCCGATGTTTATCAATGGATTGAAGATGCTGGTTTTGAAATTTGTGGTAAATCTGGGATCCGCTGTTTTGCTGACTATATAGGAAATATGGAGTATATGGGGGATTACCAGTTTGAAGATGTACTGGCACTCGAACAAAAATTATGTCGACAAGAGCCATACCTCTCATTGGGTCGATACATTCATGTATGGGCCAAAAAAGAAAAATAAGCAGGAATAACAATGAGTGAGATGACTCAAAACGCTGCTGAACAACCCATCGATGAATTAGTTGGCTGGGTTAAACAGCATGACTTCTCATTGAGCCTAACCACTGAACGGCTGGCATTTCTAATTGCCATTGCTGTTTTGAGCAACGAAAGGTTTGATGAGGAGCTGGGTGAAGGGGAGTTACACGACGCCTTTACCATTGTCACTCGACTATTTGAGGACACCGGGGAAGCTTCTGCATTTCGTGCGAATAACGCCATTAACGAAATGGTGAAACAACGTCTTATCAGTCGCTTCACCAGTGAAGTGACCGATGGTGCGAGTATCTATCGATTGTCACCGCTGGCAATTGGGATTACTGACTACTATGTGCGCCATCGCGAGTTTTCAAAACTCAAGCTGTCGATTCAGTTGTCAATGGTGGCAGATGAAATGGCGAAAGCCATTGAAGCCGCACAAAAAGGCGGCACACCGGGGCATTGGAAGAAAAACGTTTATGGCGTACTAAAGTATTCTGTTGGTGAGATCTTTGATCAAATAGACCTTAACCAACGCGTCATGGACGAGCAACAGCGCTCAGTTAAAGAGCAAATTGCAGAACTGCTAAATAAAGACTGGCGCGATGCCATCAACAACTGTGAAGCACTGTTAACCGAAACGTCCACGACGCTTCGTGAACTGCAAGATACGCTTCAAGCAGCAGGGGATGAACTACAAACTCAAATCCTAGACATACAGGAAATTGTATACGGTGATGATGAGTTAGAGTTCATTGAAGAAACCCTGTTTGGCTTGCAGATGAAGCTCGACAGAATCACCAGTTGGGGTCAACAAGCGATTGATTTGTGGATTGGTTACGACCGCCACGTGCATAAGTTTATCCGTACTGCAATTGATATGGATAAAAACCGCGCGTTCAGCTCTCGTTTGCGTCAGTCTGTCAAAGACTACTTCGATATGCCTTGGTATCTGACTTACGCAGATGCTGAGCGTCTCACCGATCTCCGTGATGAAGCTCTTGTGCTTCGTGACGACGAAGTGACGGGCCATATTCCTCTTGAAGTTGAATATGAAGAGTTCCAACAGGTCAATGATGAGTTGTCAGAACGTATTGGCGATATGCTGCGTGTTCACAAAGAGCAGGGCACGCCAATCGATCTTGGTCTGGTATTGCGTGATTATCTTGCGCAGCACCCACGCACTCATCACTTCGATTTAGCACGTATCGTGATTGATCAAGCGGTTCGACTGGGTTACTCCGAGTCAGATTACAACGCTATCCAGCCAGATTGGCAGGCGATCAACGAATATGGTGCAAAGGTACAAGCAAATGTCATCGACCGATACTAATGAATACATGTCAGAGAATCTGGCAAAAGCAATTTCAAACCCTCTTTTCCCTGCACTGGACAGTATGCTGCGTGCAGGGCGTCATATCTCAAGTGAAGATCTCGATAACCATGCGTTATTGTCTGATTTTGAGGTTGAACTGGCGTCTTTTTATCAGCGATACAATACGGAGCTAGTCAAAGCGCCAGAAGGTTTCTTCTATTTGCGTCCCCGTTCTACATCGTTGATTGGCCGCAGTGTTTTATCTGAACTGGATATGCTGGTGGGTAAGGTTCTGTGTTTCCTTTACTTAAGCCCAGAACGCTTGGCTCATGAAGGGATCTTTACCAACCAAGAATTGTACGAAGAGCTTTTGGCTCTAGCGGATGAAAAGAAGCTGATGAAGCTGGTAACAAACCGCGCAACAGGTTCTGATCTCGACAAAGAAAAACTGTTTGAAAAAGTACGTACGTCTCTTAGACGTTTGCGTCGTCTGGGTATGATCATCAATATTGGTGAAACAGGCAAATTCAGCATCAGTGAGTCAGTGTTCCGTTTTGGTGCTGATGTACGCGTTGGCGATGACATGCGTGAAGCTCAGCTTCGTCTGATCCGTGACGGTGAAGCCGTGGTGCATACGAAAGAGCCAAGTCAAGGTAGCCTGCTATCTGAAGACGATGAGAACAATGACAACGAGCAAGCAGAATTAGAGGGTGAAGCATGATTGAAAGAGGTAAATATCAATCGCTGACCATGGTCAACTGGAACGGCTTCTTTGCTCGTACTTTTGATATTGATGAATTAGTTACCACACTCTCTGGTGGTAACGGCGCGGGTAAATCGACCACGATGGCGGCATTTATCACGGCGCTGATCCCAGATCAAACCTTACTTCACTTCCGTAACACAACGGAAGCGGGCAGTAGCCAATCATCTCGAGACAAAGGTCTATACGGTAAGCTTCAGCCGGGGGCGTGTTATGCCTCTTTGGATGTGGTGAACTCACGCAAACAGCGTTTGTTATTCGCGGTTAAGCTACAACAGGTAGCTGGTCGAGATAAAAAAGTCGACATCAAACCTTTCGTGATTCAAGGTCTACCGAGCCATGTTAAGCCGACCGATGTACTGATTGAGAATGTCTCGGATACCCAAGCGCGCGTTCGTCAGATCAACGAAGTGAAAGATGCAGTTGCGCAATATGAAGGTGTGCAGTTTAAGGCATTTAGCTCGATTGTTGATTACCACGCGCAAATGTTTGAGCTCGGGGTGATCCCTAAGAAGCTGCGTAATTCCAGCGACCGTTCTAAGTTCTACCGTCTTATTGAAGCTTCCCTTTATGGTGGTATTTCTAGCGCGATCACGCGTTCACTCCGAGACTACTTATTGCCACAAAATGGCGGGGTGAAGAAAGCATTCCAAGATATGGAATCTGCGCTGCGTGAAAACCGCATGACACTGGAAGCGATCAAAACCACACAGGCTGACCGCGATCTATTCAAACACCTGATCACGGAATCCACCAACTATGTTGCGGCAGACTATATGCGTCATGCTAATGACCGTCGTAACAAGTTAGAGCAAACATTGGCTCTTCGTGGTGAACTGTTTGGTTCGCGTGAGACTTTGGTTGAGCAAAATAATCTGCTTAATCGGGTACAAGAAGAACTCGAGTTGTTGATTGAGTCGGAAGCGGCACTAGAGCAAGATTACCAATCTGCATCTGACCACCTTCAATTGGTGCAAAATGCGCTGCGTCAGCAAGAAAAAATTGCCCGTTATCAGGAAGATCTTGAAGAGCTCAATGAGCGCCTTGAAGAGCAGATGATGGTAGTCGAAGAAGCGAAAGAACGCGTCATGATGGCGGAAGAGCAATCCACTGTAGCGGAAGAAGAAGTGGATAGCCTGAAAACGCAACTTGCCGACTATCAGCAAGCGCTAGACGTACAACAAACGCGAGCACTGCAATACCAACAAGCTGTTCAGGCGCTAGAGAAAGCGAAGCAATTACTGGGTAAAGAGAACCTCACGGCAGAGGCTGCGCAAGCATTGGTGTCTGATCTGAAAAATCAGGAAACAGAGAACACCAATAAGCTCCTTGCAGTGAAACATAAGCTTGATATGTCCTCAGCGGCGGCTCAACAGTTCGATACCGCACTCAAACTGGTGAAGAGCATTGTTGGTGATATTGAACGCAAAGAGGCCTCAAGCCACGCTCAGTCTGCGATTTTGAAGGCGCGTGATGCAAATCAAGTGGTGCAAAATGAGCAGCAATGGCGTGCCCAACACCGTGATGTTGAGCGTAGCCTGAATCAACAGCGTTTGGCAAAAGAGTCAGCTGCGGCGTATCAAAAGCAATTTCAGATTGAATTGAACGATGAAGTGACGTTTGAACAAGAACGTGAACGTCATGCGATGCAAATTGAATCGCTTGAAATTGCGCAAGAAGATCTGCGTGAACAACGCAGTGAGCAGCGCCGTCTAGAGCAAGATGCAAGAGCCGAAATCAATAAGCTTGAAGCAATTGCGCCAACATGGATTGCCGCCAATGACGCACTAGAAGCGTTAAAAGAACAAAGTGGTGCGGACCTGTATGACAGTCAAGCGGTCATGTCACAGATGCAAGTGGTGTTGGAGCAAGAGAAAGAGCAATCTTTGGCAAAAGACAAGCTTGCTGAGCGCCGTACTCATTTAGAGGGCGAAATTGAACGTCTGGCTTCACCGGGTGGTTCAAATGATCCGCGCCTTAAAGGGTTAGCCGATACGTTAGGTGGTGTACTGCTGTCTGAAATTTATGACGACATTACCATCGACGACGCGCCATATTTCAGTGCGATGTACGGCCCAGCGCGTCATGCGATTGTGGTTTCAGACTTATCTGGCATTGAAGAGAAACTGGTTGAGCTAGACGACTGTCCAGATGATCTCTACATCATTGAAGGTGATATTGATGCCTTTGATGACAGCTCATTCGACGCAGAAGAGTTGGAAGGGGCGGTTTGTGTTCGCATGAACGATCGCCAAATGCGTTACTCGCGTTTCCCTGAGATCCCACTATTTGGCCGTGCAGCACGTGAACAGCGTCTTGAGTTGTTACGTAATGAACGTGAAAAAGTAGTTGAGGAACATGCGAAAGCCGCATTTGACTCTCAAAAACTTCAGCGTTTATATCAAGCGTTCAACAGTTTCGTGGCGAAACACATTCAGGTTGCGTTTGAAGCTGACCCAGAAAAAGCATTGCAAACGTTGCGTGATAAGCGCAATCAGCTTTCTCGTACCCTGGCTGACTTGGATGCAAAAGAGCAGCAACAACGTAGCCAACTGCTTAATAGCAAACAGGCGCTTTCTGCACTCGATAAATTGGCGTCAGGCATTAACCTGATTGAAGACGATTCATTGCAAGCGCGCTTTGATGAGCTGGAAGAGAAAATTAACCAGTTGTCAGAAGCCAAAGTGTTCTTAACCAGTCACGGCAAAGCGATTGCCGAGCTGGAGAAAATCGCCTCTGCTTTAGAAGCGGACCCAGAGCAGTTCGATGCGCTAGAAGCCGAATACAAAGCGGCTGATATCAACTTACAAGAGTTGAAGAAACAAATTTTTGCGCTTTCTGACTTACTGGAACGTCGTCATTACTTTGCGTATTCAGATTCTGTTGATTTGCTTAACCAAAGCAGCGAACTCAGTGAGCAGTTGAAAGCGAAGTTGGTGGAAGCTGAACGTATGCGAACTCGTACGCGTGACGAGCTGAAGCAAGCACAAAGCCAGATGAACCAATACAATCAGGTGCTAGCATCATTGAAGAGTTCTCATCAGGCGAAACTTGAAACCGTTCAGGAGTTCAAGCAAGAGCTGCAAGAATTTGGTGTGACAGCGGATGAAGGCGCACAAGAGCGTGCAATCCGTCGCCGCGATGAGCTGCATGAGCGTTTACATACATCTCGAGGACGTAAGAGCGAATACGAACGCACTATTACCTCGACAGAGCTCGAAATGAAAGGTGTGGCGAAACGTCTGAAAAAAGTACAAAAAGAGTACATTGAACTGCGTACATTCGTTGTCGCTGCCAAAGCTGGCTGGTGTTCAGTACTTCGCCTTGCCCGCGAAAACGACGTTGAGCGTCGCCTGCATAAACGTGAACTAGCGTACATGTCGGCAGGTGAGCTACGTTCCATGTCGGATAAATCATTAGGTGCATTGCGTCTAGCTGTGGCTGACAATGATGACCTGCGCGATGCACTTCGTCTTTCTGAAGACAATGCGCATCCGGAGCGTAAAGTTCTGTTCTATATCGCGGTTTATCAGCACCTTCGCGAACGTATCCGTCAGGATATTATTCGCACCGATGATCCAGTTGAAGCGATTGAAGAAATGGAAGTTGAGCTGGCACGTTTGACTGAAGAGTTGACTCAGCGTGAAAATCGTTTGGCAATCAGCTCTGAATCTGTGGCGAGCATCATCAAGAAAACCATCCAGCGTGAACAAAACCGTATCCGAATGCTGAACCAAGGCTTGTCGAACATTGCCTTTGGTCAGGTGAAAGGTGTGCGTTTGAATGTGAAAGTACGCGAAAGCCACGAAGTACTGCTGAATGGTTTAGCGACTCAACAAGAACAGCATAAAGACTTGTTTGAATCAGCGCGTTATACCTTCTCTGAAGCGATGGCCAAGCTGTTTCAACGTGTGAACCCACATATTGATATGGGTCAGCGCTCGCCTCAGGTATTGGGTGAAGAGCTGTTGGATTACCGTAACTACCTTGAGCTAAGTATTGAAGTTAACCGTGGTTCCGATGGTTGGCTGCAAGCGGAGTCTGGCGCATTGTCTACTGGTGAAGCGATTGGTACCGGTCAGTCAATCCTGTTGATGGTAGTTCAAAGCTGGGAAGAAGAATCTCGTCGCTTGCGCAGCAAAGACATTGTTCCATGTCGTTTACTGTTCCTTGATGAGGCGGCACGTCTGGATGCGAAGTCGATCTCAACCCTGTTTGAGCTGTGTGATCGTCTGGACATGCAATTGCTGATTGCAGCACCAGAAAACATCAGCCCAGAGAAGGGCACTACCTACAAATTGGTTCGTAAGGTCTTTAAAGATCATGAACACGTTCACGTGGTGGGGCTACGTGGCTTTGGTCAGGAAGAAAAGCCCGCCTTTACGTCGGAACAAGAGGCTCCAGAACAAGAGCTGACAGAAGAGTTGTAAGCTGCGTTTACATTGAGAGAGTGAAATGAATCCCCGACATTGGCTCGGGGATTTTTTTATCCTCAATAAGCCCGCTAGTTCCTCTTGATATCAGGTATATTTTTGTAAATTGACGGGTGTTATAAATTTATCAATCAACCATTTGCCTTGTTAATCGCAGACTGTAGAGTGGTCTTATCGTACGAACTAAGATGCATCGCATGCAGTATCAAGGGTATTAATTTGAATCGAGATAAAAAAAACATAGCTACGCATATCGCAAATTTATCCGGAGAAGAGCGGTTGTATAAAGTAACGTTATCAAACTATTACAAAGTCAACCAGTATAGCTTGGAAGATACGACAGGAGATTTTTATAGTTTCAAATCAGGTTTCGAAAAACATTTTAAACTGCTGTGTGTCGGCCACCACTTACCTTCAGTGTCGCGGGATATGGTTTATCAGCACCTGCAAAAGGCGCAAGAGTATGCTTTGCTCCGGTATAGAGAGTTAACTGCACCTAAGGATGAAACAATTCATTATCATTACCAAGGGCGTGACTTTTATGTCCAAGGGAAAGGTAAAGAAATAAACGTTATTGATGGAGCAAACTGGATTGAGTTAGCCTTTTTAACCATTGTTTCTGGGCGATATCAGGATCTGAATTTCCTAATGGAGATGTTGGCAAAAGAGCAGGTTGAGTTTTTAAGTGAGCAATCTTACTTGATGAATCAGCTCTATTTGCATTGCTTAGGGTTGATGAAGCACGAGAATATTGAACAGCTTATTGAAGACCTGATGACTCAGATTAACCTGAACAAACAATCATCAAGAGGTAAGGCACACGCGCTATGTGGTATCACGATCACTTTGGGCTTTTTTGATGTGATGAAAGCGATTCATACCCAAGATGAAATAGCTTTTCGAGCAGCGATGAAACGCGCTCTAGAGATGCATAAAGAGTGGTGGACTCACAGTGAAGAATTCAGCAACAACCCGAGTGGTTATATCGCCTTTCCGTTATTAACAGCCACCAAGTATGCCAAAGAAAAGTATGGCTATTCGCTAGACTTTGAGTCGGATTATTTACCTATTGATCTTATTTAGTTGTGTAAAAACTTAAGTTATCACGGGGCTTAAGTGGTTCTGTAATAAAAAACTTACGATATAAAATAGAGGCATATCGATGTACGATTTTTCTCAACATTATTTCCCTGCTCGACTGGTGGAGTACGATGCGCTGGAGGGGCGGCCACAGGATCTCGTTAATCAGGTGAATTCTCGCATCGAGTCTTTTAATGTATTAAACCCAGAGCGGTACCCTCATATTATGTACCGTATTGCTGATGAATTAGTCGGTTATGCCGTGCAATGTGAGATTTTTGGATGTGCGCATTGGCAGGTTAAATGGTTGCTTAAAGAAGCGGTTACGGCATATCGAACTCACTTTAATATGGAGCGTATGCCCGGCAAGGAAATTACGTTTGAGTTGTTTGGTCAAACTCGTCGCGCTGTAGGGGAGAGTAAGTCACACTACACTCGTGATGCTCTTTGGCTTAATGCGCTTTGTCTTGCGGAGCTGGTTGGGGATAAAGATGCACAAACGGATCTACTGGCTTACCCAACAAATAATTTCCTCAATGTGGGCGCTATATCAACAGTGACTACAACGGTTGAATTTGTTGAGCTGTTTAAAGTGTTTTTCGCTCGGGAAAAAGACAAGCAAATTAAAAGTGATGTGTTTAATCGCTGCAATGCGTTGGCGCAACCCGGAGCAATATCAGCAATAGATACTGAGCTGGCGGAAACCTATGCTTGGTTTATGGAAATACCCCTGTTTCAACTGATAGGTTACCACTGGAGAGTACAGCAGGAAACGCTTGAGGAAATTACTCAAGCCGCCATGCAGGCTAACTATGACTACTTTAGTGAAATTGCACCACAGCCGGGCGAGGTGACAGGCTCTGAGTCGGACACATTAAATAACACTTATGCCATGTTACACATTCATATATTGGCATTTCTGCGTGTGATTTATCTTCAGCGAGGAGAAACCGTTGGCTTTGACTCTCCGTTTTTACCTTTGTGGTTGATTAAAGGTGAAGGGCCTACGTTAACAGCATTAAATGAAACAATGCCCCATTTTGAACTCTCGATGTTTTCATAAAGCAACAAACAAAAAATCCCTCGACTAAATCGAGGGATTTTTATTTGAGAGCTGAAAATGAGTGACTAAAAATCGGGCGTAGAGCCAAACTGCTTCATGGCGTAAGCCACGCGTTCATGCGCTTTGGGATATTCAGCCGGAGTACCAAGGTTTTCAATATGGTGGAGCCTTGGTAGCAAACCTGCGCCATTTGCTATCTGAATGGCTAAACCTGGACGTGCATTCAGTTCAAGCACCATTGGCCCTTCTTCTTTATCCAGCACCATATCCGTACCCATATAGCCAAGACCTGTCATTTCCCACGCACTCGCTGCGAGCGTTAATAGGCGCTCCCAGTGTGGGACTTGAAGGGTGGATAAATCTTTATCGGTATCGGGGTGGTTTGCGATTGGTTGGTCAAATTGCACGGCACGAATGGCTCGACCCGTGGCGATGTCAATTCCAACACCAACAGCGCCTTGGTGCAAGTTCGCCTTACCATCAGAGGCAGAAGTCGAGCAACGCATCATTGCCATCACTGGGTAGCCTTTAAATACGATAATACGTACATCAGGCACCCCTTCATAACTGAAACCTTCAAAGCAATCATCGAATTTGATCAGGTTTTCGACCACGGCAACGTCATTTTTACCACCAAGAGAGAACAGGCCAGCCAATGCGTTACTGATATGGCGTTCAACGTCTTCTTGGTTAATGGTCGAGCCAGATGGCTTGGTATAGACGCCATCTTTATGAGAGGTGATGACTAAGATGCCTTTACCACCACTGCCTTGAGCGGGCTTAATAACAAAGCCCGGCCAGTTTTTCACCATGTTGTGAATGCTTTTTACTTCAGCTTGGTTGTGAATTACACCAATCAGTTTTGGCACCGTACAACCAGCTTGTTCTGCAATGATTTTGGTTTTTAACTTATCGTCCACCAATGGGTATTTAGAGCGATCATTGTATCGACCAATGTAACTGTGGTTACGTTGGTTCATACCCATGATGCCTTTTCGACGCAACTTAAACGGGGAGGTGAAGTTCGAAAACATCAATTAATCCTCCGCAAGTGGTTTAAAGCGGCGAAGCTCAGTTAAACGGTAACCTGTGTATGTACCAAGCAGCAAAATGCCAGCCAGCACAATCAGTTGAAGACCGATAAAGTTAAATGTTAGGTGTTGTACGTATGGGTTTGTCATTGCAAGATAAACCAGCACAGAGGTAAGCAATGAACCACCACCTTGGAGCACCACTTCTTTCGCACCTTCTTCTTCCCACAAAATCGACATACGTTCGATAGTCCAAGACAAGATGATCATCGGGAAGAAGGTAATAGAAAGCCCTTCAGTCAAGCCAATCTTAAACGCCACGACGGTAAACACGGAAATGATCATGATCACGGTGATGATGACCGCTGAAATCCGGGCAACCAGCAGTAAGTTAAGCCTTGATAAGTAACTTCGGATGATTAAACCTGTGCCGACAATTAGCAAGAAGCCAACAATGCCTGTCACCAATTGTGTTTGTACAAATGCAACCGCGATCAGCACTGGCATAAAGGTACCAGAGGTTTTTAGGCCGATAATGACACGCAGGAACACCACAATAAGTGCGCCAATTGGGATCAGCATAATGGTCTTAAACATCGCTTGCTCTTCAAGTGGCAAGCTATGGATTGAAAGGTTAAGCAGCCCATCAGCTTCGACTTTGTCGTTGGTTGCTTGCTGAGCCGAAACTTGCTGAGCAATCATTGAGAAGTGCACTTGGCTGTTTTGGCCGCCAACAACATCAAGTAGTGAGATGTTGGATTCATCCCAAACTAAGATATTTGGCTGAACAGATTGATTGGTGCTTTCTGGGTTGAATAGCTTCCACTCTTTTCCATCCCAAACTTGGTTCATTTGTTGGATGCTTTGGCGGCGACGGCCATCTTCCAACTCAACGACACCAGCAATTTTGCTTGGAATTTGAGCATAAGCGAGGATTTTATCGACCGCTTCAACCTTGCTCATCTTATTTAGAATAAGTGCGGCATTTTGGCTTTCATTGTCGTTGATGATTTTAACCAATTCACGGGTGAAGGTGATGTCGTCGGCTGAGCGTTGGTTTGCACGCTCAATAACGGCAACAACGGCAGCTTCAACTGGGCCTTCAAACGTTGGTTTTGCTATTTCTTCACTTGGGGGAATAGGGTCCACTTTCGCTTGCGGGTCAACCAAGAACTGAGCTTTGTAGTAAATGGTTTGTGGGCCCATGGCAGAGCGGATTGACCACTCAGCACGTCGGCCTGCATCGCTGTCTACGTAAGAAACGCCGTAACCCGGAGAAGAGGAGGACTCACTAATCAGTGTGTAACCTGTTTGGGTATGAGGCGCGGCTAAAGAGGCTTTAATTGGCTTACCTTGGCCATAAAATTCGACTCGAGCTTCAATATCCCAGATCTGGCGAGCCTCGCCTGGAGTCCATGGCACACCATAATTTTGGTGGCGGAACATACTCAATGCAATACCTGCCACAATCAGCAGGATCACTGAGATGTAAAAGGGTACTTTTGACGTCATAAAGTTACCTTATTTTTTCTTATTGTTTCCCGTGAAAATGTACTGGCGACTTACGTCTACCACAGCGATGTCACGGATGAACTCGCGCCCCAGCAATACTGGGTGGCTCATTTGAGAACGGTCAGCTAGTGTAAACTGTGCTTTCTCGTGGATTTTGCCAACTTTAACCCACAATTCGACCACAGCACGACGCTCAGAATCGTCGTTTGTTGATTGACGGATTTTCACGTAACGCTGCACCGGAGCTTCAATCCAGTTATCGTCACCAGCCACATTTTGCTCATCAGATAAATGGAAACGGACCCAGTTTTTGCCGTTACGCTCAAATTCTTCGATATCAACAGCATTGAGAGAAGAGGTTGCCGCCCCGGTATCCACACGTGCGTCAAATGTTTGGTTGATTGAGTCGATAGTCACTTTCTCTATCGAGCCAAGTACAACTTCATGAGAGGGTTGAGGAGGTGTTGGGACAGGTGCAGGTAAAATGACCGGCTTTCTCTCTTTTTTGATCTCGGTAATTGCTTCTTTCTTGAATGAAAGCAATTCACCGTTAAGAGATTTAATTTGACCTTCAAGGCTTTCAATGTAGCCAGACTGACTGCTTAGCTGAAGTTCCAGACTAGAGATTTTATTGGTCAGATTGGTTTCAGAAGCTTGGATAGCTGCTAACGTTTCTTGGTGATATTGTTCGCTGTTTGTCAGAGTACATCCGGAAAGTACAGCGAGCGCGACTACTGGTGACAATCTTTTAAGCATTGAAAAACCTGAAAATGGTTAAATTATTTTAATTTTGGGAGTTTAGCTTATCCAATCTCACACTCCAAGCAACCAGATGACTATGGTTCTTAAGTCGTGAGGATTGGCAAATAAACGTAAAAAATTAAGGACGCAAGACACATCCTTAATACAACAGTATAAGGGTAATGATTTGACGTGTCAGAAGGGTTAACTCTTTGTCAAATTAGCAAGACACTGTCTTAATTTTGTTTCTTTATCGGTTTTTTAGCGACAAGAACAGCGCGGCGAGGTGCTGGGTGTCCCTCAACGGTTTTGCTTGGGTCATTTTGGTCGAGATAATCGGGTAGTGAATTATGCGTCATCCACTCAG encodes the following:
- the cmoM gene encoding tRNA uridine 5-oxyacetic acid(34) methyltransferase CmoM; protein product: MTEDRNFDDIAHKFAKNIYGSGKGEVRQVIVWQDLQQILSELNAENSSISVLDAGGGLAQMSQKLAKLGHQITLCDLSFEMLQLAKQDIAKNGLLEQYRLIHSPVQSISEHMEEPVELVMFHAVMEWLADPHTALQKVLEQVKPGGIASVMFYNHHGLVYKNVVCGNLPHVLDGMPHRKRFKLQPQKGLIPADVYQWIEDAGFEICGKSGIRCFADYIGNMEYMGDYQFEDVLALEQKLCRQEPYLSLGRYIHVWAKKEK
- the mukF gene encoding chromosome partition protein MukF, with translation MSEMTQNAAEQPIDELVGWVKQHDFSLSLTTERLAFLIAIAVLSNERFDEELGEGELHDAFTIVTRLFEDTGEASAFRANNAINEMVKQRLISRFTSEVTDGASIYRLSPLAIGITDYYVRHREFSKLKLSIQLSMVADEMAKAIEAAQKGGTPGHWKKNVYGVLKYSVGEIFDQIDLNQRVMDEQQRSVKEQIAELLNKDWRDAINNCEALLTETSTTLRELQDTLQAAGDELQTQILDIQEIVYGDDELEFIEETLFGLQMKLDRITSWGQQAIDLWIGYDRHVHKFIRTAIDMDKNRAFSSRLRQSVKDYFDMPWYLTYADAERLTDLRDEALVLRDDEVTGHIPLEVEYEEFQQVNDELSERIGDMLRVHKEQGTPIDLGLVLRDYLAQHPRTHHFDLARIVIDQAVRLGYSESDYNAIQPDWQAINEYGAKVQANVIDRY
- the mukE gene encoding chromosome partition protein MukE, with product MSSTDTNEYMSENLAKAISNPLFPALDSMLRAGRHISSEDLDNHALLSDFEVELASFYQRYNTELVKAPEGFFYLRPRSTSLIGRSVLSELDMLVGKVLCFLYLSPERLAHEGIFTNQELYEELLALADEKKLMKLVTNRATGSDLDKEKLFEKVRTSLRRLRRLGMIINIGETGKFSISESVFRFGADVRVGDDMREAQLRLIRDGEAVVHTKEPSQGSLLSEDDENNDNEQAELEGEA
- the mukB gene encoding chromosome partition protein MukB — protein: MIERGKYQSLTMVNWNGFFARTFDIDELVTTLSGGNGAGKSTTMAAFITALIPDQTLLHFRNTTEAGSSQSSRDKGLYGKLQPGACYASLDVVNSRKQRLLFAVKLQQVAGRDKKVDIKPFVIQGLPSHVKPTDVLIENVSDTQARVRQINEVKDAVAQYEGVQFKAFSSIVDYHAQMFELGVIPKKLRNSSDRSKFYRLIEASLYGGISSAITRSLRDYLLPQNGGVKKAFQDMESALRENRMTLEAIKTTQADRDLFKHLITESTNYVAADYMRHANDRRNKLEQTLALRGELFGSRETLVEQNNLLNRVQEELELLIESEAALEQDYQSASDHLQLVQNALRQQEKIARYQEDLEELNERLEEQMMVVEEAKERVMMAEEQSTVAEEEVDSLKTQLADYQQALDVQQTRALQYQQAVQALEKAKQLLGKENLTAEAAQALVSDLKNQETENTNKLLAVKHKLDMSSAAAQQFDTALKLVKSIVGDIERKEASSHAQSAILKARDANQVVQNEQQWRAQHRDVERSLNQQRLAKESAAAYQKQFQIELNDEVTFEQERERHAMQIESLEIAQEDLREQRSEQRRLEQDARAEINKLEAIAPTWIAANDALEALKEQSGADLYDSQAVMSQMQVVLEQEKEQSLAKDKLAERRTHLEGEIERLASPGGSNDPRLKGLADTLGGVLLSEIYDDITIDDAPYFSAMYGPARHAIVVSDLSGIEEKLVELDDCPDDLYIIEGDIDAFDDSSFDAEELEGAVCVRMNDRQMRYSRFPEIPLFGRAAREQRLELLRNEREKVVEEHAKAAFDSQKLQRLYQAFNSFVAKHIQVAFEADPEKALQTLRDKRNQLSRTLADLDAKEQQQRSQLLNSKQALSALDKLASGINLIEDDSLQARFDELEEKINQLSEAKVFLTSHGKAIAELEKIASALEADPEQFDALEAEYKAADINLQELKKQIFALSDLLERRHYFAYSDSVDLLNQSSELSEQLKAKLVEAERMRTRTRDELKQAQSQMNQYNQVLASLKSSHQAKLETVQEFKQELQEFGVTADEGAQERAIRRRDELHERLHTSRGRKSEYERTITSTELEMKGVAKRLKKVQKEYIELRTFVVAAKAGWCSVLRLARENDVERRLHKRELAYMSAGELRSMSDKSLGALRLAVADNDDLRDALRLSEDNAHPERKVLFYIAVYQHLRERIRQDIIRTDDPVEAIEEMEVELARLTEELTQRENRLAISSESVASIIKKTIQREQNRIRMLNQGLSNIAFGQVKGVRLNVKVRESHEVLLNGLATQQEQHKDLFESARYTFSEAMAKLFQRVNPHIDMGQRSPQVLGEELLDYRNYLELSIEVNRGSDGWLQAESGALSTGEAIGTGQSILLMVVQSWEEESRRLRSKDIVPCRLLFLDEAARLDAKSISTLFELCDRLDMQLLIAAPENISPEKGTTYKLVRKVFKDHEHVHVVGLRGFGQEEKPAFTSEQEAPEQELTEEL